The Deinococcus aquaedulcis genome window below encodes:
- a CDS encoding 3-isopropylmalate dehydratase small subunit has product MPTVHVFGRNHINTDEIIPARHLTTDVEAELAKYAMEDYDKDFVGRVQPGDIIVAGADFGCGSSREHAVWALRGAGVAAVIAPNFARIFYRNAINNGFLALECEGIVEAFQDGDPAELDLTGGTVTNTRTGQTLRFVPVPQFALDVQKAGGWLEYMKEGAGRSV; this is encoded by the coding sequence ATGCCCACGGTTCACGTCTTTGGCCGCAACCACATCAACACCGACGAGATCATTCCCGCCCGCCACCTCACCACCGACGTAGAGGCCGAACTGGCCAAATACGCGATGGAGGACTACGACAAGGACTTCGTGGGGCGGGTGCAGCCGGGCGACATCATCGTGGCGGGGGCGGATTTTGGCTGCGGCTCCAGCCGCGAGCATGCGGTGTGGGCCCTGCGCGGCGCGGGGGTGGCGGCCGTGATCGCCCCCAACTTCGCGCGCATCTTTTACCGCAACGCCATCAACAACGGCTTCCTGGCCCTGGAATGCGAGGGGATCGTCGAGGCCTTTCAGGACGGCGACCCGGCCGAACTGGACCTGACGGGCGGCACCGTCACGAACACCCGCACCGGGCAGACGCTGCGCTTTGTGCCGGTCCCCCAGTTCGCCCTGGACGTGCAGAAGGCCGGCGGCTGGCTGGAATACATGAAAGAGGGTGCCGGTCGAAGCGTGTAG
- the pdxR gene encoding MocR-like pyridoxine biosynthesis transcription factor PdxR encodes MSDAWLERLPPLIPQPGETRRALVARTLREAAARGLVPEGTRLPGHRRLAEALGVSRNTLVDALDQLQAEGYVRAQGRSGTVIAAPPLGAAAPRPATLPLSRWAQRALSGQVEEAGGPFAVDFRVGQPVPELYPERAWTQALARRAADLPAHEDAGSLGPLTTRRALAAHLNAERGAQVTPDMVMLTGGTQSALDALARVFLEPGRIAAVEDPTYPGARAALAATGAEVVPVPVDPHGLQPGGLPARATLAYVTPGCQYPTAAPLGAARRQALIAWARGAGAFILEDDYAADLHHTGRPPAALQGLAPEQVILLGSFSKSLAPVTRSGFLVAPPEVLRVLAATRPLTDRFPGRLDALALADVLGSGAYSRHLRRAHEVIARRHGVLRAALAAALPGWHPAPATAGLHLYLPLPPGWTEAEVLARAARSGVGLSPVGPLAQGPHPPALLLGFAHLPEGALRDGAARLAAALGGGPGRG; translated from the coding sequence ATGAGTGACGCGTGGCTGGAGCGCCTGCCGCCGCTGATCCCGCAGCCCGGCGAGACCCGGCGCGCCCTGGTGGCCCGCACCCTGCGCGAAGCGGCGGCGCGCGGCCTGGTGCCCGAGGGCACGCGCCTGCCCGGCCACCGCCGGCTGGCCGAGGCCCTGGGGGTGTCGCGCAACACGCTGGTGGACGCCCTGGACCAGTTGCAGGCTGAAGGCTATGTGCGCGCCCAGGGCCGCAGCGGCACGGTGATTGCCGCGCCGCCCCTGGGGGCCGCCGCGCCGCGCCCGGCGACCCTGCCCCTGAGCCGCTGGGCACAGCGGGCCCTGAGTGGGCAGGTCGAGGAAGCCGGCGGCCCCTTTGCCGTGGATTTCCGTGTGGGCCAGCCGGTTCCCGAGCTGTACCCCGAACGCGCCTGGACCCAGGCCCTGGCCCGGCGCGCCGCCGACCTGCCCGCCCACGAGGACGCCGGCAGCCTGGGGCCGCTGACCACCCGCCGCGCCCTGGCCGCCCACCTGAACGCCGAACGCGGCGCGCAGGTCACGCCCGACATGGTGATGCTTACCGGCGGCACCCAGAGTGCGCTGGACGCCCTGGCCCGCGTGTTCCTGGAACCGGGACGGATCGCCGCCGTGGAAGACCCCACCTATCCGGGCGCGCGCGCGGCGCTGGCCGCCACCGGGGCAGAGGTGGTGCCGGTGCCGGTAGACCCCCACGGGCTGCAACCCGGGGGCCTGCCGGCGCGCGCCACCCTGGCCTACGTGACGCCCGGGTGCCAGTACCCCACGGCCGCGCCCCTGGGGGCCGCGCGGCGCCAGGCCCTGATTGCCTGGGCGCGCGGCGCCGGGGCCTTCATTCTCGAAGACGACTACGCCGCCGACCTGCACCACACCGGGCGCCCGCCTGCCGCGCTGCAGGGGCTGGCCCCCGAACAGGTGATCCTGCTGGGCAGCTTCAGCAAGAGTCTGGCGCCGGTCACCCGCAGCGGCTTTCTGGTGGCTCCGCCCGAGGTGCTGCGCGTGCTGGCCGCCACCCGTCCCCTCACCGACCGCTTTCCGGGGCGCCTGGACGCCCTGGCCCTGGCCGACGTGCTGGGCAGCGGCGCCTACAGCCGTCACCTGCGCCGCGCCCACGAGGTGATTGCCCGGCGCCACGGGGTGCTGCGCGCGGCCCTGGCTGCTGCGTTGCCCGGCTGGCATCCAGCGCCTGCCACGGCGGGCCTGCACCTGTACCTGCCGCTGCCCCCCGGCTGGACCGAGGCCGAGGTGCTCGCCCGCGCGGCCCGCTCTGGGGTGGGCCTCAGCCCGGTGGGGCCCCTGGCCCAGGGGCCTCATCCACCCGCGCTGCTGCTGGGCTTTGCGCATTTGCCGGAGGGGGCGCTGCGCGACGGCGCCGCGCGGCTCGCGGCGGCCCTGGGGGGCGGGCCAGGGCGCGGCTAG
- a CDS encoding polymorphic toxin-type HINT domain-containing protein, with amino-acid sequence MITQVQAAASGQGRSNDLLSSDASYSYGEVQKSISYTRHELASISGQVVGANSLISEVRYVNGAPQRIYHTGLDVYGRVGTTNLYRNTDPTPYKTVNYGYSADGTNRWLVYPSNITVVSYDTGRTVKQYGDLPAWKTSNGVQTDYIYDEYGHVARESVHRSHVYAWEGSTAKVADRLHWKMYNGFGQPVWENLWEYQPETGASPQLISRQWHYYNSGELNASWDGTPDNMTDYRYADSGTNLGRVTEIVQGIGNWNYFGIATQRKHTRIGYDAYGRPNSTIVDGQFETKTKYDTLDRPVEVNEPNWSKTTTTRYGLTGKPWVESHYLNDGKTFNIIHHVDSLGREYQTDTPDGTVRTYYDAFDRPIKITDNRLTMNGGDADRSTYLKYDTAGNLIKKLSPVMTSAAGQPYTDARRPYEYYEYDVLDRQTAKAKLITGNAISPLNIEWPSNANATWVRTQYDAWDRPTLVTDQDGYQTKLTYDNSDNVVTTEQQVWTKNADAEPQYAQAHQGFDWVTTRMAHDGNARPLQAVDARGNSKRTQYNIFGTTAEIDERGITTKQYTYTPDGLQQATLEPDNEPGAVMVTTEYREYTTRQFPARIYRAHMHTQAGPGVGAVTDYVYDHAGRPVSTTLPPDASGTRATVTQSYHSSGQVKSATDANSFPTRMEYDWAGRLIAKHEDARPGNQTDANAGLSGGLHSTYAYDASGNLIKKDERGLITEYKYNSLGKVISESRPRVGEGTGTQWKLTTYRLDGLPTAKTSYNYQGNLASIPDVVDPWDSRISHSTGNMTMPWYYARGIQIGEVSWGEGHSWEYTKTTFVNGLGQQYFRKFWGNGGIYKIQQYANGAETGYTNYWSFKTFDQNGNVTSAWDTPTNADNNAPLDASLKQNSFSYQYSPSNKEIRQDRDIRVRQQSKVAGNNLTQYHGGNNGVYLAASVATTTTSYTERDQIEKSTTTDNVPYLSGNTVPRQDELGHVTTRHQRYSYFYDGRVWNSWSGDGVTDHGYKGVEAYDQRGRETVVYDSTGGRTNGAPGRVYTTYSTDGTVINRGEQNGAVTFTTTMTPTIGGLTGTSQGPTATSPTQFIYGQGTSDALQKDYVVSEGVGAAKVHNYDAYGNKTSTVRSTDSYQLYGASYNLNGEITQETKPDAWGNQMTQWYTLDSRGNRLNVSGGEAHGYIKRYDADDRVTQFHKLNTGNYCGTFGGCAGVANRYNDFRYDPYGQQVLSSTGQIAEQTNSNWYDEFQVDRDFNSVHAVQGQVQMTLRRAGLFMQDCGWNWGRYCHQLNTYNSNGTQLREATYSMLDGYNDDTSWSGTRPFAIVRMVTSLDAPTQSLSDTLKVNPLDVLTPSLPKLADPSKIGGGVTPKDEPAPVQTGADQDKKQTVSPEKPAKRTEAPKDQKQPEGAVLSLEVEANFNDGQGFEQPIYAVQPQESFGEFAQAFLRWAKDVSDRNAKNLELRDLSVGEHMDAVSEELQKKAVEIAKSSGWDPSIIQDITTVSDSFRDLDPADRMRMQTLLTYRIFDISKGSNADGYSPAVNQHFLTEQLPYMADRAKKADSMAPSALKAAIYDGIEANLLLEKSGKLDAATKVENIREQKTGMGKEMTVYGGVAAFIGEMLLADMWRMAVDSIDMNAPAGRFSSKSAPIPSGRQNGLVQVLNEAAGTITCGTRRFRNSFSASTLVQTLSGFVAISALTIGTPVLAFNEKTGENGYYPITDVISHGTKDQGVTHLTLSDPDNGHKLEFVETTPGHPFYVTERSDAQPRPKPEGHEELSEKWVGAGHLKIGDKIKQADGTIGLVANVINVQQTQEMFNLTVSEAHTYYVGKDSWLVHNASTGFDFKGVTSGSDVYNKGVHFKVESMKGFELRVKPTNDPTRVIFEAVFSGDRGTSAEAKAIRMAQGALANDPAFRSQLLDASQRVGSALNGIVASGGRNAAAAQKIQVENHFLQKSLGKIVDLLGGC; translated from the coding sequence TTGATCACCCAGGTGCAGGCGGCGGCGTCGGGGCAGGGTCGGTCGAACGACCTGCTCTCGTCGGATGCGAGTTATAGCTACGGCGAGGTACAGAAGAGCATCTCCTACACCCGCCATGAGCTGGCCAGTATCAGCGGGCAGGTCGTGGGCGCCAACAGCCTCATCTCTGAGGTCCGGTACGTTAACGGCGCGCCGCAGCGCATATACCATACGGGCCTGGACGTGTACGGGCGTGTGGGCACAACCAACCTCTACCGCAACACCGACCCCACCCCGTACAAGACCGTGAACTACGGCTACTCCGCGGACGGCACGAACCGCTGGCTGGTGTATCCCAGCAACATCACCGTCGTGTCCTACGACACTGGTCGAACGGTCAAGCAGTATGGGGACCTGCCCGCCTGGAAAACCAGCAACGGCGTGCAGACCGACTACATCTATGACGAGTACGGGCATGTCGCCCGTGAGTCGGTTCATCGCTCACACGTGTATGCCTGGGAAGGCAGCACGGCCAAAGTGGCTGACCGGCTCCACTGGAAGATGTACAACGGCTTCGGGCAACCCGTGTGGGAAAACCTGTGGGAGTACCAGCCGGAGACGGGGGCCTCGCCGCAGCTGATCAGTCGGCAGTGGCATTACTACAACTCCGGGGAACTGAATGCCTCCTGGGACGGCACGCCCGACAACATGACCGATTACCGGTACGCGGACAGTGGCACCAATCTGGGCCGCGTGACAGAGATTGTCCAGGGCATCGGGAACTGGAACTACTTCGGAATTGCCACGCAGCGCAAGCACACCCGCATTGGGTATGACGCCTACGGTCGGCCCAACAGCACCATCGTGGATGGGCAGTTTGAAACCAAGACGAAGTACGACACGCTCGACCGCCCCGTGGAGGTCAATGAGCCAAACTGGAGCAAGACCACGACGACCCGCTATGGCCTGACTGGTAAACCCTGGGTGGAAAGCCATTACCTGAATGATGGCAAGACGTTCAACATCATTCATCATGTGGATTCATTGGGGCGCGAGTATCAAACCGACACGCCTGATGGCACGGTGCGGACGTACTACGATGCGTTTGACCGGCCCATCAAGATCACGGACAACCGCCTGACGATGAACGGTGGGGACGCGGACCGCAGCACGTACTTGAAGTACGACACGGCCGGCAACCTGATCAAGAAACTCAGCCCCGTGATGACGAGTGCTGCGGGTCAGCCCTACACGGATGCCCGCCGGCCATACGAGTACTACGAGTATGACGTGCTTGACCGGCAGACCGCGAAAGCGAAGCTAATCACGGGCAACGCCATCAGTCCGCTGAACATCGAGTGGCCCAGCAATGCCAATGCCACCTGGGTTCGGACACAATACGACGCGTGGGATCGCCCGACGCTAGTCACCGACCAGGACGGGTACCAGACGAAGCTGACGTACGACAACAGTGACAATGTCGTCACTACCGAGCAACAGGTATGGACGAAGAATGCCGATGCCGAGCCCCAGTACGCTCAGGCGCACCAGGGCTTTGACTGGGTCACGACGCGCATGGCGCATGACGGCAACGCTCGGCCCTTGCAGGCGGTGGATGCCCGTGGGAACAGCAAGCGGACGCAGTACAACATCTTTGGCACCACCGCCGAGATTGACGAGCGGGGCATCACGACCAAGCAGTACACCTACACGCCGGACGGCTTGCAACAAGCGACGCTGGAGCCCGATAACGAGCCAGGCGCCGTGATGGTGACGACCGAGTACCGCGAGTACACCACGCGGCAGTTCCCTGCGCGCATCTACCGCGCGCACATGCACACCCAGGCGGGGCCGGGTGTAGGCGCCGTGACGGATTATGTCTATGATCACGCGGGCCGGCCGGTGAGCACGACCCTGCCGCCGGATGCGAGTGGCACCCGAGCGACGGTCACGCAGAGCTACCACAGCAGCGGGCAGGTCAAGAGCGCGACAGATGCCAACAGCTTCCCGACGCGGATGGAGTACGACTGGGCGGGACGCCTGATTGCTAAGCATGAAGACGCGCGTCCTGGCAACCAGACGGATGCGAACGCGGGGCTCTCAGGTGGCTTGCACAGCACCTATGCCTACGATGCGAGCGGCAACCTGATCAAGAAGGACGAACGTGGGCTGATCACCGAGTACAAGTACAACTCGCTGGGCAAAGTCATTAGTGAAAGCCGGCCCCGCGTGGGGGAAGGCACCGGTACGCAGTGGAAGCTGACCACCTACCGCCTGGACGGCCTGCCGACCGCGAAGACGAGCTACAACTACCAGGGCAACCTGGCGAGCATTCCCGATGTGGTGGACCCATGGGATAGCCGCATTTCGCACAGCACGGGCAACATGACGATGCCGTGGTACTACGCCCGGGGCATTCAGATTGGGGAAGTCTCCTGGGGTGAGGGGCACAGTTGGGAATACACCAAGACCACCTTCGTCAACGGCCTGGGGCAGCAGTATTTCCGCAAGTTCTGGGGCAATGGGGGCATCTACAAGATTCAGCAGTATGCCAACGGGGCCGAGACGGGCTACACCAACTACTGGTCATTCAAAACCTTTGACCAGAATGGCAACGTGACCAGTGCCTGGGATACCCCAACGAACGCCGATAACAATGCGCCGCTGGACGCCAGCCTGAAGCAGAACAGCTTCAGCTACCAGTACAGCCCCAGCAACAAGGAAATCCGTCAGGACCGCGATATCCGCGTCCGCCAGCAGAGCAAGGTCGCGGGCAACAACCTGACGCAGTACCACGGCGGCAATAACGGGGTGTATCTGGCGGCCAGCGTGGCGACCACCACGACGTCGTACACCGAGCGCGACCAGATCGAGAAGAGCACCACCACGGATAATGTGCCCTACTTGAGCGGCAACACGGTTCCGCGTCAGGATGAGCTGGGTCATGTGACCACGCGTCACCAGCGCTACAGCTACTTCTATGACGGCCGCGTCTGGAACAGCTGGTCTGGTGACGGCGTGACCGACCATGGCTATAAGGGCGTCGAAGCGTACGACCAGCGTGGCCGTGAAACCGTCGTGTATGACAGCACGGGGGGGCGCACCAATGGTGCACCGGGCCGGGTGTACACCACCTATAGCACCGATGGCACGGTCATCAACCGGGGTGAGCAGAACGGCGCGGTCACCTTCACGACGACGATGACCCCAACGATTGGGGGGCTGACAGGCACCAGTCAGGGACCGACAGCCACCAGTCCGACCCAGTTCATCTATGGACAGGGCACGAGCGATGCCTTGCAGAAAGACTACGTGGTGTCTGAGGGTGTGGGGGCGGCGAAGGTCCACAACTATGATGCCTACGGCAATAAGACCTCCACTGTCCGTTCAACAGATAGCTACCAGCTCTACGGCGCAAGCTACAACCTGAACGGCGAGATCACCCAGGAAACCAAGCCAGACGCCTGGGGCAACCAGATGACCCAGTGGTACACCCTGGACTCCCGGGGCAACCGCCTGAATGTCAGTGGTGGGGAAGCCCACGGTTACATCAAGCGCTACGACGCCGATGACCGGGTCACCCAGTTCCATAAACTGAATACCGGCAACTACTGCGGCACCTTTGGGGGCTGCGCTGGGGTGGCCAACCGGTACAACGATTTCCGCTATGACCCGTACGGCCAGCAGGTGCTGAGCAGCACCGGGCAGATTGCGGAGCAGACGAACTCTAACTGGTACGACGAGTTCCAGGTCGACCGTGACTTCAACAGTGTGCATGCCGTGCAGGGCCAGGTGCAGATGACGTTGCGCCGGGCGGGGCTGTTCATGCAGGACTGTGGCTGGAACTGGGGCCGGTATTGCCACCAGTTGAACACGTACAACAGCAACGGCACCCAACTGCGCGAAGCTACGTATTCCATGCTCGACGGCTACAACGATGACACGAGCTGGAGTGGCACCCGACCATTTGCCATTGTGCGTATGGTGACGAGTCTGGATGCGCCCACGCAGTCACTGAGCGATACGTTGAAGGTGAACCCACTGGATGTATTGACCCCCAGCCTGCCGAAACTGGCGGACCCGAGCAAGATCGGTGGTGGCGTGACGCCGAAGGATGAACCTGCACCTGTTCAGACCGGCGCGGATCAGGACAAGAAGCAGACGGTGAGTCCTGAGAAACCGGCCAAGCGGACGGAGGCGCCGAAGGATCAGAAGCAGCCTGAAGGAGCCGTGCTGAGCCTGGAAGTGGAGGCCAACTTCAATGATGGCCAGGGCTTCGAGCAGCCTATCTATGCCGTGCAGCCTCAGGAGAGTTTTGGCGAGTTTGCTCAAGCGTTTCTAAGGTGGGCCAAGGATGTGTCCGACAGGAATGCGAAGAATCTTGAATTGAGAGATTTGTCTGTCGGTGAGCACATGGATGCAGTTTCTGAAGAGCTGCAGAAGAAAGCGGTGGAGATTGCCAAATCTTCTGGCTGGGATCCTTCAATCATTCAGGACATCACTACTGTGAGCGATTCTTTCAGGGATTTAGATCCTGCTGACAGAATGCGCATGCAAACTCTACTGACATACAGAATCTTCGATATATCGAAAGGCTCAAACGCTGATGGGTACTCCCCAGCTGTGAATCAGCACTTCTTGACTGAGCAGCTGCCATATATGGCTGACCGAGCTAAGAAGGCTGATAGCATGGCTCCTAGTGCACTTAAAGCAGCCATCTATGACGGGATTGAGGCAAACCTCCTTCTGGAGAAAAGTGGAAAACTAGACGCGGCCACGAAAGTAGAGAATATCCGTGAGCAAAAGACAGGCATGGGCAAGGAAATGACTGTATATGGAGGCGTGGCTGCCTTTATTGGCGAAATGCTTCTTGCAGACATGTGGCGCATGGCTGTCGATAGCATAGATATGAATGCTCCCGCAGGTAGGTTCTCTTCAAAATCAGCCCCTATACCTTCTGGAAGGCAGAATGGTCTCGTTCAGGTGTTGAATGAGGCTGCAGGGACTATCACTTGTGGGACAAGGCGCTTCCGAAACTCGTTCTCAGCGTCAACGCTTGTCCAAACGCTCTCCGGCTTTGTGGCGATTTCTGCTCTGACTATCGGCACGCCAGTGCTGGCGTTCAATGAAAAGACAGGGGAGAATGGGTACTATCCCATCACCGACGTCATCAGTCATGGAACGAAGGACCAAGGGGTCACACACCTGACCCTAAGCGATCCTGACAATGGGCATAAGCTGGAATTCGTCGAAACCACCCCTGGACATCCCTTCTACGTCACGGAGCGCTCTGACGCTCAGCCTCGGCCCAAGCCAGAGGGGCATGAGGAGTTGAGTGAGAAGTGGGTCGGCGCTGGCCACCTCAAGATCGGTGACAAGATCAAGCAAGCGGACGGCACCATTGGCCTGGTCGCCAACGTCATCAACGTCCAGCAGACCCAGGAAATGTTCAATCTCACCGTCAGTGAGGCCCACACCTACTACGTTGGGAAAGACAGCTGGTTGGTGCATAACGCGTCTACAGGGTTCGATTTCAAAGGAGTTACGTCAGGATCCGACGTTTACAACAAAGGCGTCCACTTTAAAGTGGAATCTATGAAAGGTTTTGAACTTCGTGTCAAGCCCACCAACGATCCAACAAGGGTAATTTTTGAAGCTGTTTTTAGTGGTGACAGAGGGACATCTGCGGAAGCCAAAGCAATTCGGATGGCTCAAGGGGCTTTGGCGAACGATCCTGCATTCAGAAGTCAATTGCTGGATGCTTCTCAAAGAGTTGGCAGTGCACTAAATGGCATCGTCGCCTCTGGAGGCAGAAATGCAGCCGCTGCCCAGAAGATTCAAGTCGAAAACCATTTCCTTCAGAAGAGCCTTGGTAAAATTGTTGATCTACTTGGTGGATGCTGA
- a CDS encoding 3-isopropylmalate dehydratase large subunit yields the protein MGMTIAEKILAAHSGHDHVVPGQLIECRTDWVLCHEITTPAALRMLEERGMDQVFNPDQIVAVPDHSVPAMNIKAAKMYQKLKGWVQEKGIKHFFDVGRGGIAHVVLENTGLMKPGQTLVSGDSHTCNAGALGAFATGVGSTDLAGAIYAGKVWFKVPETMLIRVTGQTQPGVTPKDIVLEVIKRIGADGANYMAMEWVGDYIDALDMEGRFTLTNMAIEAGGKTGIVAVDDTTRAYMAARGVTPDEYTEYHSDPDATYKVVVEVDASAVEPTVAYPHIPSNGRVAGSDRIAVTHAYVGSCTNGRISDLRDVARILRGRRIADGVQMIVVPATQAIWKQAAQEGLLEVFVDAGASVSYPSCGACLGMHSGVLGPDDVCISSSNRNFVGRMGDPSAQIYLASPATVAASAIAGFISDPREYNTEAAD from the coding sequence ATGGGAATGACGATTGCCGAGAAGATTCTGGCCGCCCACAGCGGACACGACCATGTGGTGCCCGGCCAGCTCATTGAGTGCCGCACCGACTGGGTGCTGTGCCACGAGATCACCACCCCCGCCGCCCTGCGCATGCTGGAAGAACGCGGTATGGATCAGGTCTTCAACCCCGACCAGATCGTGGCCGTGCCGGACCACTCCGTGCCCGCTATGAACATCAAGGCCGCCAAGATGTACCAGAAGCTCAAGGGCTGGGTGCAGGAAAAAGGCATCAAGCACTTCTTCGACGTGGGGCGCGGCGGCATTGCCCACGTGGTGCTGGAAAACACGGGGCTGATGAAACCTGGGCAGACCCTGGTCAGTGGCGACAGCCACACCTGCAACGCCGGGGCGCTGGGCGCCTTTGCCACAGGGGTGGGCTCCACCGACCTCGCCGGGGCCATCTATGCAGGCAAGGTTTGGTTCAAGGTGCCCGAAACCATGCTGATCCGCGTGACCGGCCAGACGCAGCCGGGGGTAACCCCCAAGGACATCGTGCTGGAGGTCATCAAGCGCATCGGGGCCGACGGCGCGAACTACATGGCGATGGAGTGGGTCGGCGACTACATCGACGCGCTGGACATGGAGGGCCGCTTCACCCTCACCAACATGGCGATTGAGGCAGGCGGCAAGACCGGCATCGTGGCGGTGGACGACACCACGCGGGCCTACATGGCGGCGCGCGGCGTTACGCCGGACGAGTACACCGAATACCACTCCGACCCGGACGCCACTTACAAGGTGGTGGTGGAGGTGGACGCCAGCGCCGTGGAGCCCACCGTGGCCTACCCGCACATTCCCAGCAACGGGCGCGTGGCCGGCAGCGACCGTATTGCGGTGACGCACGCCTACGTGGGCAGTTGCACCAACGGCCGCATCAGCGACCTGCGCGACGTGGCGCGCATTCTGCGGGGGCGGCGCATTGCCGACGGCGTGCAGATGATCGTGGTGCCGGCCACCCAGGCCATCTGGAAGCAGGCGGCCCAGGAAGGCCTGCTGGAGGTCTTCGTGGACGCGGGCGCCAGCGTGAGCTACCCCAGCTGCGGCGCCTGCCTGGGCATGCACTCCGGGGTGCTGGGGCCGGACGACGTGTGTATCTCTAGCTCCAACCGCAACTTCGTGGGCCGCATGGGAGACCCCTCGGCGCAGATTTACCTCGCCAGCCCTGCCACGGTGGCCGCCAGCGCCATTGCGGGCTTCATCAGTGATCCGCGTGAGTACAACACGGAAGCGGCGGACTGA
- the leuB gene encoding 3-isopropylmalate dehydrogenase, translating to MPKIITLPGDGIGPEVTAAAAQVLHEVAPDVTTEEHAIGGGAFEAHGDPFPQRTRDALQDADAVLLGTVGGAHDSPWNRLPRHLRPESGLLALRKALGCYANLRPVRVQPGLEHLSPLKPELARGVDILIVRELLGGIYFDGDRRIEGDTAYNTMRYTTTEVERVAKVAFWAAEQRKGRVTSVDKANVLEVSELWRRDVQALRDREYRSIHLNHEYVDSVAMLIVANPSRYDVIVTENLFGDILSDLAAVIPGSLGLMPSASLGDGAGLFEPIHGSAPDIAGQGIANPAAAIQSAAMLLRHSLKRPDAANQVDRAVALALRQYPTRDLGGQADTQTFTRAVLRALETSPAVG from the coding sequence ATGCCCAAGATCATCACCCTGCCCGGCGACGGCATTGGCCCCGAAGTGACTGCAGCGGCCGCCCAAGTGCTGCACGAAGTGGCGCCCGACGTGACCACCGAAGAACACGCCATCGGCGGCGGCGCCTTTGAGGCCCACGGCGACCCCTTTCCCCAGCGCACCCGCGACGCCCTGCAGGACGCCGACGCCGTGCTGCTGGGCACCGTGGGCGGCGCGCACGACAGCCCCTGGAACCGCCTGCCCCGGCACCTGCGCCCGGAATCCGGCCTGCTGGCGCTGCGCAAGGCACTGGGGTGCTACGCCAACCTGCGCCCGGTGCGGGTGCAGCCGGGTCTGGAACACCTTTCGCCCCTCAAACCCGAACTGGCGCGGGGGGTGGACATCCTGATCGTGCGCGAGCTGCTGGGCGGCATCTACTTCGACGGGGACCGCCGCATTGAGGGTGATACGGCCTACAACACCATGCGCTACACCACGACGGAAGTGGAGCGGGTGGCCAAGGTGGCCTTCTGGGCCGCCGAGCAGCGCAAGGGCCGCGTGACCAGCGTGGACAAGGCGAACGTGCTGGAGGTCTCCGAGCTGTGGCGGCGCGACGTGCAGGCCCTGCGGGACCGCGAGTACCGCTCCATTCACCTGAACCATGAATACGTGGATTCGGTGGCCATGCTGATCGTGGCCAATCCCAGCCGGTATGACGTGATCGTCACGGAGAACCTGTTCGGAGACATCCTGTCGGATCTGGCCGCCGTGATTCCTGGCAGCCTGGGCCTGATGCCCAGTGCCTCGCTGGGCGACGGCGCCGGGCTGTTCGAGCCCATTCACGGCAGCGCGCCGGATATTGCGGGTCAGGGCATTGCCAACCCGGCCGCCGCCATTCAGAGTGCCGCCATGCTGCTACGCCACAGCCTGAAACGCCCTGACGCCGCCAATCAGGTGGACCGCGCCGTGGCCCTGGCCCTGCGCCAGTACCCCACCCGCGACCTGGGGGGGCAGGCCGACACCCAGACCTTCACCCGCGCGGTCCTGCGCGCCCTGGAAACCTCGCCAGCGGTGGGGTGA